From Pseudoalteromonas sp. R3, one genomic window encodes:
- a CDS encoding multidrug transporter, translating into MEWIAFTCLAAFSQAWRNALQSRLSEHASVASVTLARFLLATPMAALYLLGLYQWQVVPMLTITPSLISYVLGASVMQIIATGLMVMLFKRNNYAVGVGLAKSEALLAAVLGMAFFGSHLSPLGWLGVLLGGVAVLLLSGVTLRHFAPSTALLGLACGGAFALTSLWVREASLATGLPFPHSAAWVLLLVLSCQTLLLAGYLSYAEQDAWHTLWQQRRLTSAISLTSCIGSIGWFSAMSLQHVAYVKTLGQIEVFFTLAIAFWWLKAPVARRDTLGLLLIALAAILVMMG; encoded by the coding sequence ATGGAGTGGATAGCGTTTACCTGTCTGGCCGCATTTAGTCAGGCCTGGCGTAATGCACTGCAAAGTCGCCTCAGTGAACATGCCAGTGTGGCCAGTGTGACACTTGCCCGCTTTTTGCTTGCCACACCGATGGCAGCTCTTTACCTGCTTGGTCTGTACCAATGGCAGGTAGTTCCGATGCTGACCATAACGCCATCATTAATCAGCTATGTACTGGGTGCCAGTGTCATGCAGATCATTGCCACCGGACTGATGGTGATGCTATTCAAACGCAACAACTATGCCGTCGGTGTGGGCCTGGCTAAAAGCGAAGCCTTGCTTGCAGCAGTATTGGGAATGGCTTTTTTTGGTTCACATCTCAGTCCACTGGGCTGGCTTGGCGTTCTGCTCGGTGGTGTGGCTGTCCTGTTGCTCAGCGGCGTGACGTTGCGCCACTTTGCCCCCTCCACCGCACTGCTAGGACTCGCCTGCGGTGGCGCGTTTGCGCTGACCTCATTGTGGGTCAGAGAAGCCAGTCTCGCCACCGGGTTACCCTTTCCCCATAGCGCTGCCTGGGTGCTGTTATTGGTGCTTTCTTGCCAGACCTTACTATTGGCTGGCTACCTGAGTTATGCGGAACAAGACGCCTGGCATACGTTGTGGCAGCAACGCAGACTGACCAGTGCCATCAGTCTTACCAGCTGTATCGGATCTATTGGCTGGTTTAGTGCCATGAGCCTGCAACATGTGGCCTATGTCAAAACGCTTGGCCAGATTGAGGTCTTCTTTACTCTGGCCATTGCTTTTTGGTGGTTAAAAGCCCCCGTTGCCAGGCGTGATACTCTGGGACTACTGCTTATCGCACTCGCTGCCATTTTAGTAATGATGGGCTAG
- a CDS encoding RNA pseudouridine synthase — MMQPMRLAKYLSHCGVCSRRQASRLIDAAEVRVNGHPANHIDHVTDADHITVSGTPVTGPAPKQLYLYHKPVGIDCKLRADDPSSLIHHLPPGSRVYPIGRLDKDSRGLLLLTNDGELCNRLIHPDHHQEKEYRVVVDRPFDAQFCTRMSAGVPVDGVMTQACLVEPLTEDTFTIVLKQGMNRQIRKMARYCGYRVIDLYRTRIANLVLNAEVLAPGQYQPIPFTQLVLEEKKK; from the coding sequence ATTATGCAGCCAATGCGCCTAGCCAAATACCTGAGCCACTGTGGCGTCTGTTCACGCCGTCAGGCCTCTCGGCTGATCGACGCAGCAGAAGTCAGAGTAAACGGTCACCCGGCAAATCACATTGATCATGTTACCGATGCCGACCATATTACCGTCAGTGGTACACCGGTCACCGGCCCGGCCCCTAAACAATTGTATCTGTACCACAAACCTGTGGGCATTGATTGCAAATTGCGCGCGGACGATCCGAGTAGTCTGATCCATCACCTCCCGCCAGGTTCGCGAGTCTATCCCATTGGTCGCCTGGATAAAGACAGTCGCGGACTGTTGCTGCTCACCAATGACGGTGAGCTATGCAACCGTCTCATTCACCCCGATCACCACCAGGAAAAAGAATATCGTGTCGTCGTCGACAGGCCATTTGATGCGCAGTTTTGCACCCGTATGAGCGCAGGTGTCCCCGTCGATGGCGTGATGACGCAAGCATGCTTGGTAGAACCGCTCACAGAGGACACCTTTACTATTGTCTTGAAGCAGGGGATGAATCGCCAGATCCGCAAAATGGCAAGGTATTGCGGCTATCGGGTGATCGATTTATATCGGACACGCATTGCTAACCTGGTACTGAATGCTGAAGTCCTGGCACCGGGGCAATATCAGCCTATCCCGTTCACGCAGCTGGTGTTAGAAGAAAAGAAAAAATAG
- a CDS encoding retropepsin-like aspartic protease — protein MRVHSALLSLSLALNAYLGWQLYQSSTAALADAKVPSSAVPAPISRTSSDRIPVSLTQAQQAFQQGHYEQALAYLLQTHQTHPGATTRHAKQWWQWINAHLDQSSESQLFAQLALVQGYLRIDPQALVVQRLEIRLYQSLQQPDEALTRLMVAYQSNPAYSRWQTLIDDLLVPRLVELKQQQKWHELLMLAAPWYDEKPQMLALLTHQIEAHLALLQPTEALFLIAQANDTLRHHQDVEALYNQAQALQQGATHVPLRRLGSHFVLEAQLAGSTIELMIDTGASVTSLTQQQFAALDQAVEYLDTRTVSTANGLANVEFYQSEHMQVGDQLRGPMQFAVMNEMRAGPGLLGMNFLRHFDFDIDQRNAVLILRPRSQP, from the coding sequence ATGCGGGTGCACTCTGCGCTTCTGAGCCTTTCTTTGGCACTGAATGCTTATCTGGGCTGGCAACTTTATCAATCATCAACAGCGGCTCTTGCCGATGCCAAAGTCCCATCATCTGCTGTGCCGGCTCCCATTTCACGCACCAGCTCAGACCGAATACCCGTCTCACTTACCCAAGCCCAGCAGGCATTTCAGCAGGGACACTATGAACAGGCGCTGGCTTATCTGTTACAGACACACCAGACTCACCCTGGGGCAACAACCCGCCATGCCAAACAGTGGTGGCAATGGATCAATGCACACCTTGATCAGAGCAGCGAGTCTCAGCTGTTTGCCCAGTTAGCTTTGGTGCAGGGTTACCTCAGGATTGATCCACAGGCGCTTGTGGTACAGCGCCTTGAAATTCGCCTTTACCAGTCACTGCAACAGCCCGATGAAGCGCTCACACGATTGATGGTCGCCTACCAAAGCAACCCCGCGTACTCTCGCTGGCAAACTCTGATTGATGACTTGCTGGTACCACGCCTGGTCGAACTGAAACAGCAACAGAAATGGCATGAACTACTGATGCTTGCAGCCCCCTGGTACGATGAAAAACCGCAAATGCTGGCATTACTGACGCACCAGATAGAAGCGCATCTGGCGTTGCTGCAACCTACAGAAGCGCTGTTTTTGATTGCACAGGCAAACGATACATTGCGCCACCACCAGGATGTGGAAGCCCTTTACAATCAGGCTCAGGCACTGCAACAGGGGGCCACACATGTGCCGCTGCGCCGTCTGGGCAGTCACTTTGTGCTTGAAGCTCAGCTGGCAGGCAGTACCATCGAGCTGATGATCGACACCGGAGCCAGCGTGACCTCACTGACCCAGCAGCAATTTGCCGCGCTGGATCAGGCTGTTGAATATCTCGATACCAGAACAGTGTCAACGGCTAATGGTTTGGCTAATGTCGAGTTCTATCAAAGTGAGCACATGCAGGTAGGTGACCAGCTCAGAGGCCCCATGCAGTTTGCAGTCATGAATGAGATGCGTGCTGGCCCGGGGCTACTGGGTATGAACTTCCTACGCCACTTTGACTTTGACATTGACCAACGTAATGCAGTGCTGATTTTGCGTCCTCGTAGTCAACCTTGA
- a CDS encoding SDR family oxidoreductase, giving the protein MQTIAITGATGLLGRALVKTLEAHYHIIGCGFRRATPPQVSLDLSDKEAVCAFLDKYVPDVLIHAAAERKPDVCENDHEQTLALNVAASEHLAKQCTQRGIRLFFISTDYVFDGAEPPYIEQATTNPLNFYGQSKQQAEQAVLSSDDTHCVIRVPVLYGDVEYLAESAVTVIAEQLKSDPCSAHDDWAIRYPTHVEDIALTLADLIALPKAHLGGIYHVSDTQALTKYQMALTMASVLGLERANIVALPEPSQSAARPHNCALKDTRLHALGIAHRRDFAGAIADTLYQHLQG; this is encoded by the coding sequence ATGCAAACCATCGCCATTACCGGTGCCACAGGATTACTGGGGCGCGCGCTTGTCAAAACATTAGAAGCACATTACCACATTATTGGCTGTGGATTTCGCCGGGCAACCCCGCCACAGGTGTCTCTGGACTTATCTGACAAAGAGGCCGTCTGCGCTTTTTTGGATAAATACGTGCCGGACGTACTCATCCATGCCGCCGCAGAGCGCAAGCCCGATGTCTGTGAAAACGACCACGAACAAACACTCGCTCTGAATGTCGCTGCCAGTGAACACCTGGCAAAACAGTGCACTCAGCGTGGTATCAGATTGTTTTTCATCAGCACCGATTATGTTTTTGATGGTGCAGAGCCTCCTTACATCGAACAAGCCACGACCAATCCGCTTAATTTTTATGGGCAGAGCAAACAACAAGCTGAACAGGCCGTACTTTCGAGCGATGACACACATTGCGTTATCCGCGTGCCTGTCCTGTATGGGGATGTCGAATATCTGGCAGAATCCGCGGTAACAGTGATAGCCGAGCAACTTAAATCTGATCCGTGCAGTGCCCATGACGACTGGGCGATCCGCTACCCTACTCATGTTGAAGACATAGCGCTGACATTGGCAGATCTGATTGCATTACCAAAAGCGCATTTGGGGGGAATTTATCATGTGTCAGATACTCAGGCACTGACCAAGTATCAGATGGCGCTGACCATGGCATCCGTGCTGGGGTTAGAAAGGGCAAACATTGTCGCTTTACCAGAGCCCTCACAAAGTGCGGCTCGCCCCCACAACTGCGCTCTAAAAGACACCCGTTTACACGCACTGGGTATAGCACACCGCCGAGACTTTGCTGGTGCGATAGCTGACACGCTTTACCAACATTTGCAGGGGTAA
- a CDS encoding peptide MFS transporter, giving the protein MSSQDTHLDTGFFGHPKGLSTLYFTEMWERMSYYGMRALLVLFMTASLQEEGLEFTVAAAAAIYGLYTGAVYFLGLPGGWIADRLLGGQRTVWYGGIIIMCGHIVLAIPAQETFFIGLILVAAGTGLLKPNISAMVGQLYRDEDERRDGGYALYYMGINVGSVLGYTICGYFMENLGWHWAFGAAAVGMGVGLIQYRKTLGYIAHVGDQPSSPLSPENARKAWSVIIAVIAAVAGIVALTYTGVLVINPVVVAQYVAIAFTLIFLAYYGFIYFAGNLEHDEKRKMWALFLVCVASACFWSGFEQAGSSLNLFARDYTDRLLGGFTIPTAWFQSTNSFFIIVLSPFFAALWINLAKRMISPSYTVKCAIGLVIMASGFIVMFFAAQYAAQGLKVAPMWLVTTYFLHTVGELCLSPVALSAVSKLSPKRFAGQMMGVFVLTYSIGNIISGLLAGNFDPENVEQMPNLYLQISLFCIGVGILVGLFGLRAKIWEGQGQQQTA; this is encoded by the coding sequence ATGTCATCGCAGGATACTCATCTTGATACGGGGTTTTTTGGCCATCCCAAAGGTTTATCTACGCTTTATTTCACTGAAATGTGGGAGCGAATGAGCTACTACGGCATGCGCGCACTCTTGGTGCTTTTTATGACCGCTTCTTTACAAGAAGAGGGCCTTGAGTTCACCGTTGCAGCGGCTGCCGCTATCTACGGATTATACACAGGTGCGGTGTACTTTCTGGGGTTGCCCGGAGGCTGGATAGCTGACCGCCTGCTGGGCGGTCAGCGCACAGTCTGGTATGGCGGTATTATCATTATGTGCGGTCATATTGTACTGGCCATTCCAGCTCAGGAGACCTTTTTTATCGGTCTGATCCTGGTTGCAGCGGGTACCGGCCTGCTGAAGCCGAATATCAGTGCCATGGTTGGTCAGCTTTACCGCGATGAAGATGAGCGCCGTGACGGCGGCTATGCCTTGTACTACATGGGGATCAATGTGGGCTCCGTACTCGGCTACACCATCTGCGGGTACTTTATGGAAAACCTGGGCTGGCACTGGGCATTTGGTGCTGCCGCAGTCGGTATGGGTGTTGGCCTGATCCAGTATCGTAAAACACTCGGTTATATTGCCCATGTTGGCGATCAGCCCAGCAGCCCTCTGTCACCTGAGAATGCCCGCAAAGCCTGGTCGGTCATTATTGCCGTTATTGCCGCCGTAGCCGGTATCGTTGCATTGACCTATACAGGTGTGCTGGTCATCAATCCGGTTGTCGTCGCCCAGTACGTCGCAATCGCTTTTACCCTTATCTTTTTAGCCTATTACGGATTTATTTATTTTGCGGGCAATCTGGAACATGATGAAAAGCGCAAGATGTGGGCACTGTTTCTGGTCTGTGTGGCCTCAGCCTGCTTCTGGTCTGGGTTTGAGCAGGCCGGTTCTTCATTGAATCTGTTTGCCAGAGATTATACCGACCGACTGCTTGGCGGCTTTACGATTCCGACAGCCTGGTTTCAGTCCACGAACTCCTTTTTTATTATTGTACTGTCCCCATTCTTCGCAGCACTTTGGATCAACCTGGCAAAACGCATGATCTCCCCCTCATACACAGTAAAATGCGCGATTGGGCTGGTGATCATGGCCAGTGGTTTCATTGTTATGTTCTTCGCCGCCCAATATGCAGCTCAGGGTCTCAAAGTTGCTCCTATGTGGCTGGTAACCACCTACTTCCTGCATACCGTCGGTGAACTATGCCTGAGCCCGGTGGCCCTGAGTGCGGTGAGCAAACTGTCTCCTAAGCGGTTTGCCGGTCAGATGATGGGCGTGTTCGTTTTAACCTACTCGATAGGCAACATCATCTCAGGGTTGCTGGCAGGAAATTTCGATCCGGAAAACGTCGAGCAAATGCCAAACTTATATCTTCAAATTAGCCTGTTTTGTATCGGCGTGGGGATCCTGGTTGGCCTGTTTGGCTTACGTGCCAAAATCTGGGAAGGCCAGGGTCAGCAACAAACCGCTTAA
- a CDS encoding HAD-IA family hydrolase yields the protein MRFNRAIDEIQVLSFDLDDTLYNNHPVIAAAVQAMNDYVDALSPWRAQGSEFWLKCRKQVALQHPELTNDVTRWRQVALRYGLQQVGFSPADTEAHAEAAYQAFATARSQIVVDDSVLNLLASLRTRFRLIAITNGNVEVERFNLAGQFEQVLMAGRDGRAKPHADLFDAACQHCNVAPHQLLHIGDSLDTDVQGANLAGCRSVWLNNQGIRYRYQGLADIEICDIHALSLLLT from the coding sequence ATGCGTTTTAACCGTGCCATTGATGAGATCCAGGTTCTGAGCTTCGACCTGGATGATACTTTGTATAACAACCATCCAGTCATCGCCGCTGCGGTTCAGGCCATGAACGACTACGTCGATGCATTATCGCCCTGGCGTGCTCAGGGGTCAGAATTTTGGCTCAAATGCCGTAAACAGGTTGCACTTCAGCACCCTGAATTGACCAATGACGTTACCCGCTGGCGTCAGGTGGCATTGCGCTATGGTTTGCAGCAAGTCGGCTTCAGCCCAGCTGACACAGAGGCACATGCCGAAGCCGCCTACCAGGCGTTTGCAACAGCACGCAGTCAGATTGTCGTTGATGACTCTGTGCTTAATCTGCTGGCAAGCCTGAGAACACGGTTCCGGCTGATCGCCATCACCAATGGTAATGTCGAAGTCGAGCGATTTAACCTTGCAGGTCAGTTTGAGCAGGTACTGATGGCCGGCAGAGATGGCCGCGCCAAACCCCATGCAGATCTGTTTGATGCAGCCTGCCAGCACTGTAATGTGGCACCTCATCAGTTACTGCATATTGGTGACAGCCTGGACACCGACGTGCAAGGCGCAAACCTGGCGGGTTGCCGCAGTGTGTGGCTCAATAATCAGGGGATCCGGTATCGTTATCAGGGGCTGGCAGATATTGAAATCTGCGATATTCATGCCCTGTCGTTATTGCTCACTTAA
- the xerC gene encoding tyrosine recombinase XerC — protein MSKPHLDVNPNNLGPGWLEPIAEFAAYLQFERQYSAHTLGQYRRQLLQAAAFFAPHCDHWLAVSSELVRRYSIQLRTRQYNPRSINLKLSCVRSLYKFLQHKHQAHAETPNPAQGLRGPKFQKPLPKSLDVDQMAQLLDIRDDDILALRDKAIMELMYSSGLRVSELVNANLHDIRDGEIRVLGKGNKERVVPVGTKALEAITLWLKHRPQFATADEPALFVSKRKTRISARHVRARMQEWGIRQGISGTIHPHKLRHSFATHLLESSGDLRAIQEMLGHTSLSATQVYTHVDFGHLAKVYDNAHPRARKQRKD, from the coding sequence ATGAGCAAACCGCATCTCGATGTGAACCCAAATAACCTCGGTCCGGGCTGGCTGGAACCGATTGCTGAGTTTGCCGCTTACCTGCAATTTGAACGTCAATATTCGGCACATACGCTGGGCCAGTATCGTCGACAACTGTTGCAGGCTGCCGCTTTTTTTGCACCTCATTGTGACCACTGGTTGGCTGTCAGCAGTGAGCTGGTCAGGCGCTATTCGATACAACTGCGCACCCGGCAATATAACCCGCGCAGTATCAACCTGAAACTCAGCTGCGTACGCAGCTTGTATAAGTTTTTGCAGCACAAGCACCAGGCCCACGCCGAAACGCCGAATCCGGCTCAGGGATTGCGCGGTCCTAAATTTCAAAAGCCCCTGCCAAAGAGTCTGGATGTCGACCAAATGGCGCAGCTTCTGGATATCCGGGACGATGATATTCTGGCACTGCGAGACAAAGCCATTATGGAGCTGATGTACTCCAGCGGGCTGCGTGTCAGTGAGCTGGTTAATGCCAACCTTCACGACATCCGTGATGGCGAGATCCGGGTGCTGGGTAAGGGCAATAAAGAACGCGTTGTGCCGGTTGGCACCAAAGCGCTGGAGGCCATCACACTCTGGCTCAAGCATCGCCCTCAGTTTGCCACAGCCGATGAGCCCGCGTTGTTTGTCAGTAAGCGCAAAACCCGTATTTCAGCACGCCATGTGCGTGCCAGAATGCAGGAGTGGGGGATCCGTCAGGGGATCTCAGGCACCATTCATCCTCACAAACTGCGCCATTCCTTTGCCACCCATTTACTTGAATCCAGTGGTGACCTGCGGGCCATTCAGGAAATGTTAGGTCATACCAGTTTATCCGCCACTCAGGTTTATACCCATGTGGACTTTGGTCACCTTGCCAAAGTGTATGACAACGCCCACCCCAGAGCCCGCAAACAACGTAAAGACTGA
- a CDS encoding DUF484 family protein: MSSNAGSVTHQQVQDFLHHNPEFLLQHPYLLLELNLYNDSQGAPNLALLQQRTLRERNQQLEKQIAQMVAHANENEQIYRLFSECQRRLWQCQDVSSLGDLLSHELTQLPKVSHCQLINLQEDNEQVSAVSALQSSRLRGSSCYQGRLSQAERAGLLEDAQCQSFALYTLGDSETPKAMLLFASYCADHFAPGNGDLFVSELVTSLTLRLHHLA, from the coding sequence ATGAGTAGTAACGCGGGCTCAGTAACACATCAACAGGTGCAGGATTTTCTTCACCACAACCCTGAGTTTTTGCTGCAACATCCTTATCTGTTACTGGAGCTTAACTTATACAACGATTCGCAGGGCGCGCCTAATCTGGCTTTATTGCAGCAACGTACCTTACGCGAGCGCAATCAGCAACTTGAAAAACAGATCGCACAGATGGTTGCGCATGCTAATGAGAATGAACAGATTTATCGTCTGTTCAGTGAGTGCCAGCGACGTCTTTGGCAGTGTCAGGACGTATCTTCACTGGGCGATTTATTGAGCCACGAATTGACCCAACTGCCCAAAGTCAGTCATTGTCAGCTGATCAATCTGCAAGAAGACAATGAGCAGGTGAGTGCAGTCAGCGCATTGCAATCCAGCCGGCTTAGAGGTTCGAGCTGTTATCAGGGTCGCCTGAGTCAAGCAGAGCGTGCCGGGCTGCTCGAAGACGCTCAGTGTCAGTCCTTTGCTTTATATACCTTAGGTGACAGTGAGACCCCCAAAGCCATGCTGTTATTCGCCAGCTATTGTGCCGATCACTTCGCGCCTGGTAACGGTGACCTGTTCGTCAGTGAGCTGGTCACTTCACTGACACTTCGATTACATCACCTGGCATGA
- the dapF gene encoding diaminopimelate epimerase has translation MFVNFSKMHGLGNDFVVVDNVTQNVFLSRDQIRKLAHRNFGIGFDQLLLVEPPYSPDLDFHYRIFNADGTEVEQCGNGARCFARFVRMKGLTNKHKVSVSTKGGNITLFTEKDGQVTVNMGKPEFAPTQIPFKAKQQEQTYILRAQEHTVFCGVVSMGNPHCVIEVEDIDQAEVDTLGPLLEQHERFPKRANIGFMQIINREHIKLRVWERGAAETLACGSGACAAAVVGIAQDKLASTVRVDLPGGSIQVRWNGPGQSVKMTGPAEHVFDGQIAL, from the coding sequence ATGTTTGTAAATTTTTCTAAGATGCATGGTTTAGGCAATGATTTTGTGGTCGTTGACAATGTGACCCAGAATGTCTTTTTGTCACGAGACCAGATCCGTAAACTGGCACACCGTAATTTTGGCATCGGTTTCGACCAGCTGTTACTGGTTGAGCCGCCCTATTCACCCGACCTGGATTTTCATTATCGGATCTTCAATGCCGACGGTACCGAAGTAGAACAATGCGGCAATGGCGCACGCTGTTTTGCACGCTTTGTCCGTATGAAAGGCCTGACCAATAAGCATAAAGTCAGTGTGTCCACCAAAGGGGGCAATATTACCCTGTTCACCGAAAAAGACGGCCAGGTCACGGTCAATATGGGTAAACCGGAATTTGCACCCACGCAAATCCCATTTAAAGCAAAACAACAGGAGCAAACCTATATTCTGCGCGCGCAGGAGCACACAGTTTTTTGCGGCGTTGTATCTATGGGTAATCCACATTGTGTGATTGAAGTTGAGGATATCGACCAGGCAGAGGTCGACACGCTGGGGCCCCTGCTAGAGCAACATGAGCGTTTTCCAAAACGTGCTAATATTGGTTTTATGCAAATCATCAACCGTGAGCACATTAAATTGCGAGTCTGGGAGCGAGGCGCGGCTGAAACATTGGCATGCGGCAGCGGCGCATGTGCCGCGGCAGTCGTTGGCATTGCTCAGGATAAACTGGCCAGCACCGTGCGGGTCGATTTACCAGGCGGTAGCATTCAGGTGCGCTGGAATGGCCCGGGTCAGAGCGTAAAAATGACCGGTCCTGCGGAACACGTATTCGACGGACAAATCGCCTTATGA
- the lysA gene encoding diaminopimelate decarboxylase, giving the protein MDFFHYQDNQLHAEQVAISDIADNYGTPCYVYSRKTLERHYHAFTDAAEGHPHLVCYAVKANSNIAVLNVLARLGAGFDIVSQGELARVLKAGGDPAKIVFSGVAKTAQEIAFALETGIKCFNVESEAELRRISQVASELDLLAPISIRVNPDIDAKTHPYISTGLKENKFGIDIKEAFNVYQLACALPGIDVVGIDFHIGSQLTEVTPFIAALDKVLALVETLASAGITLRHLDIGGGLGVPYDSEKPPHPSAYAAEVKARLAEYQHLELIFEPGRAIAANAGILVTKVEYLKPTKDKHFAIVDAGMNDMLRPSLYQAWQQIIAVTPRQDDTPLHTYDVVGPVCETGDFIGKDRPLAIQPGDLLAQRGAGAYGFTMSSNYNSRPRIAEIMVDGDTCHLIRARETLESLWQGEQVLP; this is encoded by the coding sequence ATGGATTTCTTTCACTACCAGGATAATCAGCTACATGCAGAGCAGGTCGCCATCAGTGACATCGCCGACAACTACGGCACGCCCTGTTATGTGTATTCTCGAAAGACGCTGGAGCGCCACTACCATGCGTTCACTGACGCGGCAGAGGGTCACCCGCATTTGGTCTGCTATGCAGTCAAAGCAAACAGCAACATCGCAGTACTGAATGTACTGGCTAGGCTGGGTGCCGGGTTTGATATAGTCTCGCAGGGAGAGCTAGCACGGGTGCTCAAAGCTGGCGGCGATCCGGCCAAAATCGTATTTTCTGGCGTAGCAAAAACAGCACAGGAAATCGCTTTTGCGCTCGAAACCGGCATTAAATGCTTTAACGTCGAATCCGAGGCGGAATTACGTCGTATCAGCCAAGTGGCAAGTGAGCTCGATTTACTCGCGCCGATTTCAATTCGGGTCAATCCAGATATAGATGCCAAAACACATCCTTATATTTCGACCGGGCTAAAGGAAAACAAGTTCGGGATTGATATTAAAGAAGCCTTCAATGTCTATCAGCTTGCCTGTGCTTTGCCCGGCATTGATGTTGTGGGCATTGATTTTCACATCGGCTCCCAGCTTACCGAAGTCACGCCGTTTATTGCTGCTCTGGATAAAGTGCTTGCACTGGTAGAGACACTCGCATCGGCAGGCATTACGCTCAGGCATCTGGATATTGGCGGCGGTCTGGGCGTGCCCTATGACAGCGAAAAGCCGCCACACCCCAGTGCCTATGCAGCTGAGGTCAAAGCGCGACTCGCCGAGTATCAGCACCTGGAACTTATCTTTGAGCCAGGCCGTGCGATTGCCGCGAATGCCGGGATACTGGTCACCAAAGTTGAATATCTTAAACCGACCAAAGATAAGCACTTTGCCATTGTTGACGCCGGCATGAATGACATGTTGCGCCCTTCTCTGTATCAGGCGTGGCAACAGATCATTGCGGTAACACCCCGCCAGGATGATACGCCACTGCATACCTATGATGTTGTAGGGCCCGTGTGCGAGACAGGGGATTTTATAGGTAAAGATCGGCCGCTGGCGATTCAGCCTGGCGACTTGTTGGCCCAACGAGGGGCTGGCGCCTATGGCTTTACCATGAGCTCGAATTACAACTCACGCCCGCGCATTGCTGAAATCATGGTCGATGGAGACACCTGTCACCTGATCCGCGCAAGAGAGACGCTGGAATCCTTGTGGCAAGGCGAGCAAGTGCTTCCGTAA
- a CDS encoding lipoprotein — protein sequence MKATYTQFSLFTLILTSLLLLSACGQSGPLYLPEQRTQPTNAPEQTPQPAQDTAPSEDDDTKQES from the coding sequence ATGAAAGCGACATACACTCAATTTAGCCTATTTACCCTGATCTTGACCAGCCTCTTGCTGCTAAGTGCATGCGGCCAGAGTGGGCCCCTATATTTACCTGAACAACGCACCCAACCGACCAATGCGCCCGAGCAAACGCCTCAGCCTGCTCAGGATACCGCACCGTCTGAGGACGATGATACGAAACAGGAGTCGTAA
- the cyaY gene encoding iron donor protein CyaY encodes MTDHEYHELADALMLTIEEQIDDCEVDLDYESASGILEIIFPDRSKIVINKQAPLHQVWVATKFNGHHFELRDTQWIDNRSGAEFWQFMSDAATRQAGQTIEWQHD; translated from the coding sequence ATGACAGATCATGAGTATCACGAGTTAGCAGATGCGTTAATGTTGACCATTGAGGAGCAAATTGACGACTGTGAGGTTGACCTGGATTATGAATCGGCATCCGGGATCCTGGAAATCATTTTTCCGGACCGCAGTAAGATAGTGATTAACAAACAAGCCCCTCTGCACCAGGTGTGGGTCGCAACTAAGTTTAACGGGCATCATTTTGAGCTGCGCGATACACAGTGGATAGATAACCGCAGTGGTGCCGAGTTCTGGCAGTTTATGAGCGATGCAGCAACCCGTCAGGCGGGCCAGACCATAGAGTGGCAGCACGACTGA